One genomic region from Pseudoduganella lutea encodes:
- a CDS encoding AraC family transcriptional regulator, translating to MKPSRQGALTLSAHFLHGMLQRVRAGHGDEAVARVLASAAIPQSLLHQPDARLTREQYAALYRAVAATLDDEMLGLWSRPIRTGTLKYLMLSLLDAPTVLVALNRFVRFWNLLLDDYRLHLSTRNSVVRLALVERVPGTPVAPLGHELMMKLAHGIVSWLLGREASLQRVDFSFARPRHVDDYAFLYPGEVCFDAGTTSIHLAYQDCAAPFKREKHELWAFLKRAPEDWTFTTLHRGSIAARTREQLEQNLAQPMTIQALAQALHLSVRTLNRRLAEEGTHFQAVKDGLRRDIAVHRLASSNTGVAALAFELGFSDATGFCRAFRQWTGSSPSDYRKGTRQGE from the coding sequence ATGAAACCATCCAGGCAAGGCGCGCTTACCCTTTCGGCCCACTTCCTGCACGGGATGCTGCAGCGCGTGCGTGCGGGGCACGGCGACGAAGCGGTGGCCCGGGTACTCGCAAGCGCCGCCATTCCGCAGTCCCTGCTCCACCAGCCCGACGCACGGCTGACACGCGAGCAATATGCCGCGCTGTACCGGGCGGTCGCGGCAACGCTCGACGATGAGATGCTGGGGCTGTGGTCGCGGCCGATCCGCACCGGCACGCTGAAATACCTGATGCTCAGCTTGCTGGATGCGCCGACGGTGCTGGTCGCACTGAATCGTTTTGTCCGCTTCTGGAACCTGCTGCTCGACGATTACCGGCTGCACCTCTCCACCCGGAACAGCGTGGTGCGGCTGGCCCTCGTGGAAAGGGTGCCCGGCACGCCGGTCGCGCCGCTCGGGCATGAGTTGATGATGAAACTTGCCCACGGCATCGTCTCGTGGCTGCTCGGCAGGGAAGCCAGCCTGCAGCGGGTCGACTTCAGCTTCGCCAGGCCGCGGCACGTGGACGATTATGCTTTCCTGTATCCCGGCGAAGTGTGCTTCGATGCGGGCACCACGAGCATCCATCTTGCTTACCAGGATTGCGCGGCGCCCTTCAAGCGCGAGAAGCACGAGCTGTGGGCATTCCTGAAGCGCGCGCCGGAAGACTGGACCTTCACCACGCTGCATCGCGGCTCCATCGCCGCCAGGACGCGCGAGCAGCTCGAGCAGAACCTCGCACAGCCGATGACGATACAGGCACTCGCCCAGGCATTGCATCTTTCCGTGCGCACCCTCAACCGCCGCCTGGCGGAAGAAGGAACGCATTTCCAGGCGGTGAAGGACGGGCTGCGGCGGGACATCGCCGTCCACCGGCTGGCCAGTTCGAACACGGGCGTGGCCGCGCTGGCGTTCGAACTGGGCTTTTCGGACGCCACCGGGTTTTGCCGCGCGTTCAGGCAGTGGACCGGCAGCAGCCCGTCCGACTACCGCAAGGGCACCCGCCAGGGTGAATGA
- a CDS encoding uroporphyrinogen-III synthase, whose amino-acid sequence MPGAVVITRPRAQALPLAERVAALGRRAEVLPLLEIAPLPDTGALRAVLARLHDFALVAFVSPNAIDAAFAHIPDFHATWPAGVTVAVVGEGSRAALAAHGVTPATVTIVSPLDPVHSDSEHLLQALDLAALDGREVLIVRGEAGRELMGDGFRAAGARVTAMPAYRRSVPALTPAFAARLRALLDEPNDWIVTSSEALRGLFVLLEELGCAASGENVVAKMQQQHFIVPHTRIAETAHLLGISQVTLTGSGDDRLLAALQSRP is encoded by the coding sequence ATGCCGGGCGCCGTCGTCATCACCCGTCCGCGCGCGCAGGCGCTGCCGCTGGCCGAGCGCGTGGCGGCGCTGGGCCGGCGTGCCGAAGTGCTGCCGCTGCTCGAGATCGCGCCGCTGCCGGACACCGGCGCGCTGCGCGCCGTGCTGGCGCGCCTGCACGACTTCGCACTCGTGGCGTTCGTGTCGCCGAATGCGATCGACGCGGCGTTTGCCCACATCCCCGACTTCCATGCCACTTGGCCGGCCGGCGTCACCGTGGCCGTCGTTGGCGAGGGCAGCCGGGCCGCGCTGGCGGCCCATGGCGTCACGCCGGCCACGGTCACCATCGTCAGCCCGCTGGACCCCGTCCACAGCGATTCCGAACACCTGCTGCAGGCGCTCGACCTGGCCGCGCTGGACGGCAGGGAAGTGCTGATCGTGCGCGGCGAGGCGGGCCGTGAACTGATGGGCGACGGCTTCCGGGCCGCCGGTGCCCGTGTGACGGCGATGCCTGCCTATCGCCGCAGCGTGCCGGCGCTGACGCCGGCATTCGCGGCGCGCCTGCGCGCGCTGCTGGACGAACCGAACGACTGGATCGTCACCAGCTCGGAAGCGCTGCGCGGCCTGTTCGTGCTGCTGGAAGAACTGGGCTGCGCGGCCAGCGGCGAGAATGTTGTGGCAAAGATGCAACAGCAGCACTTCATTGTCCCGCATACCCGGATTGCCGAAACGGCGCACTTGCTCGGCATCTCCCAGGTAACCCTCACAGGATCCGGCGACGATCGCCTGCTCGCCGCGTTACAATCACGGCCATGA
- a CDS encoding translation initiation factor Sui1 has product MKSRANGGLVYSTDGGRVCPECRRPQSECACNAKAVILGDGVVRVSRQAKGRGGKTVTLVKGLALDAIALASLAKQLRTACGSGGTVKDGVIEVQGDHCERAMEFLRAQGHDPKRAGG; this is encoded by the coding sequence ATGAAAAGTCGTGCAAATGGTGGTCTTGTCTATTCCACCGATGGCGGGCGCGTGTGCCCTGAATGTCGCCGTCCCCAGTCCGAATGTGCCTGCAATGCCAAGGCCGTGATCCTGGGCGATGGCGTGGTGCGCGTGTCGCGCCAGGCGAAAGGCCGGGGCGGTAAAACCGTGACGCTCGTGAAAGGGCTGGCACTCGATGCGATCGCGCTGGCGTCGCTGGCGAAGCAATTGCGCACGGCCTGCGGTTCGGGCGGCACCGTGAAGGATGGCGTGATCGAGGTGCAGGGCGATCACTGCGAGCGGGCCATGGAATTCCTGCGGGCCCAGGGCCACGACCCGAAACGCGCTGGTGGCTAG
- a CDS encoding uroporphyrinogen-III C-methyltransferase: MNELPTLPDPAAPQGAAASQAGLQAGAAVPPAPAGPPPSAPASGLTNRNLTIAVAILAVLLAAQAVNTHTQLRKVRAETALRLQKGDAVNAESNQLVKTVQEATRELQVKVGVLENRQQEAQAQQLALEQLYNDMSRNRDEWALAEIEQVLSTASQQLQLAGNVPGALIALQNADRNLSRSDTPQFITIRRAIARDTEKLKALPSVDSVGLAVRLDNMIALVDALPMLADATTASESQRLGKDRATGASKAPQMEPVVPQDTWVTRLQAAWNGWSSEMWTDVRQLIRVRTVENPESMLLAPEHAYFLRENLKLRLLNARMALLSRNEAAFRADLLAAQEMLARHFDTRAGATRTVQTLLRQLQGSNLSIEMPTLSDSLNAVRNYKAKP, from the coding sequence ATGAACGAATTGCCTACCTTACCCGACCCGGCCGCACCGCAAGGCGCGGCCGCTTCACAAGCTGGCCTCCAGGCCGGCGCGGCCGTTCCTCCGGCCCCCGCCGGCCCGCCGCCGTCCGCCCCCGCCAGCGGCCTCACGAACCGCAACCTCACGATCGCCGTTGCCATACTGGCCGTGCTGCTGGCCGCGCAGGCGGTGAACACGCACACGCAGTTGCGCAAGGTGCGCGCGGAAACGGCGCTGCGGCTGCAGAAAGGTGATGCGGTCAACGCGGAATCGAACCAGCTCGTGAAGACCGTGCAGGAAGCCACGCGCGAGCTGCAGGTGAAGGTGGGCGTGCTGGAAAACCGCCAGCAGGAAGCGCAGGCCCAGCAGCTGGCGCTGGAGCAGCTCTACAACGACATGTCGCGCAACCGCGACGAGTGGGCGCTGGCCGAGATCGAGCAGGTGCTGTCGACGGCAAGCCAGCAGCTGCAACTGGCCGGAAACGTGCCGGGCGCACTGATCGCGCTGCAGAACGCCGACCGCAACCTGTCGCGTTCGGACACGCCGCAATTCATCACGATCCGCCGCGCCATCGCGCGCGATACCGAAAAACTGAAGGCGCTGCCGAGCGTGGATTCGGTGGGTCTGGCGGTGCGGCTCGACAATATGATCGCCCTCGTCGACGCGCTGCCGATGCTGGCCGACGCCACTACGGCGTCGGAGTCGCAGCGGCTGGGCAAGGACCGGGCCACAGGGGCCAGCAAGGCGCCCCAAATGGAACCGGTGGTGCCGCAGGATACCTGGGTCACGCGCCTGCAGGCGGCCTGGAACGGCTGGAGCAGCGAAATGTGGACCGACGTGCGCCAGCTGATCCGCGTGCGCACCGTGGAAAACCCGGAGTCGATGCTGCTCGCCCCCGAGCATGCTTACTTCCTGCGCGAGAACCTCAAGCTGCGGCTGCTGAATGCGCGCATGGCTCTGCTGTCGCGCAACGAGGCCGCCTTCCGCGCCGACCTGCTGGCCGCGCAGGAAATGCTGGCCCGGCACTTCGACACGCGGGCGGGCGCCACGCGCACCGTGCAGACGCTGCTGCGCCAGCTGCAAGGGAGCAACCTGTCGATCGAGATGCCCACGCTTTCGGATAGCCTGAACGCCGTGCGCAACTACAAGGCGAAGCCCTGA
- a CDS encoding GIN domain-containing protein: MRSVPTLLCTLLCSAFVAASAHGAEDARQLGAFRAIAIHGPINIEVHAGKAQSVKVIGRPEFIGKVVTSVKSDELRIDYAEKNNVSLKDGDRIVITVPSLVKCVVEGAGQVVIDNVKEERLDLQFEGAGRLEAKGSTKWLRLKARGVGEVVTQHLKTERADVNFEGIGDVKVHASQTLNAVVRGMGSLTYFGKPKSLNKSVSGIGNVTAGD; the protein is encoded by the coding sequence ATGCGTTCTGTCCCGACCCTGCTCTGCACCCTGCTTTGCTCGGCCTTCGTTGCCGCCTCGGCCCATGGCGCCGAGGATGCGCGCCAGCTCGGCGCCTTCCGCGCGATCGCCATCCACGGCCCGATCAACATCGAGGTCCACGCCGGCAAGGCGCAGTCGGTGAAGGTGATCGGCCGGCCCGAATTCATCGGCAAGGTGGTGACCAGCGTGAAGTCCGACGAACTGCGGATCGACTACGCGGAAAAGAACAACGTGTCGCTCAAGGACGGCGACCGGATCGTGATCACCGTGCCCTCGCTGGTCAAGTGCGTCGTCGAGGGTGCCGGCCAGGTGGTCATCGACAACGTGAAGGAAGAGCGGCTCGACCTGCAGTTCGAGGGTGCCGGGCGGCTGGAAGCGAAAGGCAGCACGAAGTGGCTGCGGCTGAAGGCGCGCGGCGTGGGCGAGGTGGTCACGCAGCACCTGAAGACCGAGCGTGCCGACGTCAACTTCGAGGGCATCGGCGACGTGAAGGTGCACGCAAGCCAGACGCTGAACGCCGTCGTGCGCGGCATGGGCAGCCTGACCTACTTCGGCAAGCCGAAGTCGCTGAACAAGTCGGTGTCCGGCATCGGCAACGTCACGGCGGGCGACTGA
- the hemC gene encoding hydroxymethylbilane synthase translates to MRLQVPSRLVIASRESRLAMWQAEHVRARLSLLYPQCSVEILGMTTRGDQILDRTLSKVGGKGLFVKELEVAMAEGRADLAVHSLKDVPMELPEGFALAAVLEREDPRDAFVSNDYASLDELPAGAIVGTSSLRRQALIAARHPHLVIKPLRGNLDTRLGKLDRGDYAAIILAAAGLKRLGLPQRIRAVLDPADSLPAAGQGAMAIEIADRTDGVDLVALLAPLNHVPTAQAVTAERRVSKVFGGSCQVPLAAHATIDGDGMHLRAMVATPDGKRIASAEVHGPATDASQLGDQVAEKLREQDAVAILASCLAEADGGA, encoded by the coding sequence GTGCGTTTGCAGGTTCCATCCAGGCTGGTGATCGCTTCGCGCGAAAGCCGCCTCGCCATGTGGCAGGCCGAGCACGTACGCGCACGCTTGTCTTTATTATATCCCCAGTGTTCCGTCGAGATCCTCGGCATGACGACCCGCGGCGACCAGATCCTGGACCGCACGCTGTCGAAGGTGGGCGGCAAGGGGCTGTTCGTGAAGGAACTCGAAGTGGCCATGGCCGAGGGCCGGGCCGACCTCGCCGTGCATTCGCTGAAGGACGTGCCGATGGAGCTGCCGGAAGGCTTCGCGCTGGCCGCCGTGCTCGAGCGCGAAGACCCGCGCGATGCCTTCGTGTCGAACGATTACGCCTCGCTGGACGAATTGCCGGCCGGCGCCATCGTCGGCACCAGCAGCCTGCGCCGCCAGGCGCTGATCGCGGCGCGCCATCCGCACCTCGTGATCAAGCCGTTGCGGGGCAACCTCGATACGCGCCTGGGCAAGCTCGACCGCGGCGACTACGCGGCCATCATCCTCGCCGCCGCCGGCCTGAAACGCCTGGGCCTGCCGCAACGCATCCGTGCCGTGCTGGACCCGGCCGACAGCCTGCCGGCCGCCGGCCAGGGCGCCATGGCGATCGAGATCGCCGACCGCACCGATGGCGTCGACCTGGTGGCGCTGCTGGCGCCGCTGAACCACGTGCCCACCGCGCAGGCCGTGACGGCCGAGCGCCGCGTATCGAAGGTGTTCGGCGGCAGCTGCCAGGTGCCGCTGGCCGCCCATGCGACGATCGATGGCGACGGGATGCACCTGCGCGCCATGGTTGCCACCCCGGACGGCAAGCGCATCGCCAGCGCGGAAGTGCACGGCCCCGCCACCGATGCGTCGCAGCTGGGCGACCAGGTCGCGGAAAAGCTGCGCGAACAGGATGCGGTGGCGATCCTCGCGTCCTGCCTGGCGGAGGCGGACGGCGGGGCCTGA
- a CDS encoding alpha/beta hydrolase, giving the protein MRKLDRLLWIAPLLTAIVAHAQPIRTPVEAPGPGGPLKGEMLSPGPLIGQPVGPPAGTPIGPVALIIPGSGPTDRDGNNPLGIRASTYRLLAQDLAGRGITTVRIDKRGMFASAAATPDANAVTIADYASDTGAWIAALRQRTGAACVWLIGHSEGGLVAMAAAKSQAGVCGLVLVSAAGRPLGEVLREQLKANPANAPLLAQAMPAIDALEQGRNVETAALHPALLNLFGPQIQGFLISAFSYDPRRLLAGYRQPVLVVQGTRDIQVGEADARLLKQASPHAELVLLPDVNHVLKRVASEDLRANHAAYADPDLPLAPGVGSAVAGFIERHAAAAEPSR; this is encoded by the coding sequence ATGAGGAAACTTGACCGCCTGTTATGGATTGCCCCGCTGCTGACGGCAATCGTGGCACACGCCCAGCCGATCCGGACGCCTGTCGAGGCACCGGGCCCCGGCGGCCCCTTGAAAGGCGAGATGCTGTCGCCAGGCCCGCTGATTGGTCAACCTGTCGGTCCACCTGCTGGTACACCCATCGGTCCCGTCGCGCTCATCATCCCCGGCTCCGGGCCGACGGATCGCGATGGCAACAACCCGCTGGGCATCCGGGCATCGACCTATCGGCTGCTTGCGCAGGACCTGGCGGGGCGCGGCATAACGACCGTGCGCATCGACAAGCGCGGGATGTTCGCGAGCGCCGCTGCAACGCCGGACGCCAACGCGGTGACGATTGCCGACTACGCGAGCGACACGGGAGCCTGGATCGCGGCGCTGCGCCAGCGCACGGGAGCCGCCTGCGTCTGGCTCATCGGCCACAGTGAAGGGGGCCTGGTCGCCATGGCGGCGGCGAAGAGCCAAGCCGGCGTCTGCGGCCTCGTCCTCGTGTCGGCCGCCGGGCGCCCCCTTGGTGAAGTGCTGCGCGAACAGCTGAAGGCGAATCCGGCGAACGCCCCGCTGCTTGCACAGGCCATGCCGGCAATCGACGCGCTGGAGCAGGGGAGAAACGTGGAAACCGCCGCCCTGCACCCAGCGCTGCTGAATCTGTTCGGGCCGCAAATCCAGGGATTCCTGATCAGCGCCTTTTCGTACGATCCACGCCGCCTGCTGGCGGGCTACCGGCAGCCGGTCCTTGTCGTCCAGGGCACGCGGGACATCCAGGTCGGCGAAGCGGATGCGCGCCTGCTGAAGCAGGCGTCCCCGCACGCCGAACTGGTGCTGCTGCCCGACGTCAACCATGTCCTCAAGCGTGTGGCATCGGAAGACCTGCGTGCCAATCATGCCGCCTATGCCGATCCGGACCTGCCGCTTGCTCCCGGCGTGGGCAGTGCGGTGGCAGGCTTCATCGAGCGCCATGCGGCAGCGGCCGAACCATCGAGGTAG
- the ppc gene encoding phosphoenolpyruvate carboxylase, translated as MVNQASASQVAEPHNEQGTVDKDAPLKEDIRLLGRLLGDVLREQEGEEVFAVVETIRQTAVRFRREADAGAAKELDGMLKILTKEQTISVVRAFSYFSHLANIAEDQHHIRRRRAHLLAASAPRRGSIRFALAKLKEAGVDQESVQDFFQEALIAPVLTAHPTEVQRKSILDAEHDIARLLAERDLPLTPRERAANLHMLRVRIATLWQTRMLRYTKLTVADEIENALSYYRITFLTEVPGLYDDIECDIAEQYGAGDVPAEVPRIEAPYLQMGSWIGGDRDGNPNVNAGTMQHALARQATTILDFYLDEAHALGADLSISTLMIGCSPALQALADASPDQSDHRADEPYRRALIGIYARLASTARALGATNILRKEVGHAEPYAGATAFSADLQVLIDSLEANHGGMLARPRLTTLKRAADIFGFHLASLDMRQSSDVHERVLTELLARAGALPNYAELDEEAKVKLLLEELDQPRLLYSPYLDYTEETQTELSIFRAAREIRRRYGERAISNYIISHTETVSDLLEVLVLQQETGLLRGQLREDGTVDTTADLMVIPLFETIPDLQRAAGIMDAVMALPLVKKLIEQRGRIQEVMLGYSDSNKDGGFLTSNWELYKAEIALIEVFGKAGVKLRLFHGRGGTVGRGGGPSYEAILAQPKGTVNGQIRLTEQGEIISSKFSNAEIGRRNLERLVAATLEASLMPAAHPEHGERLAGFEAVMSDLSDRAYKAYRNLVYETPGFTDYFFAATPIAEIAELNIGSRPASRKSTKRIEDLRAIPWGFSWGQCRLLLPGWYGFGSAVAGWLADGNRDERMAQLRDMAEHWPFFATLLSNMDMVFAKTDLAIASRYAELVADKELRERIFKRIGDEYRQTLEVLETITGVTERLAGNPLLARSIQNRFPYLDPLNHLQVELIKRRRALAVDTDKADPRVHRGIHLSINGVAAGLRNTG; from the coding sequence ATGGTTAATCAAGCAAGTGCTAGTCAAGTGGCTGAGCCACACAATGAACAAGGGACCGTCGACAAGGACGCGCCGCTGAAAGAAGACATCCGCCTGCTCGGCCGCCTGCTCGGCGACGTGCTGCGCGAACAGGAAGGCGAGGAAGTCTTCGCCGTGGTGGAGACGATCCGCCAGACGGCGGTGCGCTTCCGCCGCGAGGCCGACGCCGGCGCCGCCAAGGAACTGGACGGCATGCTGAAGATCCTGACGAAGGAGCAGACCATCTCGGTGGTGCGCGCCTTCTCCTACTTCTCGCACCTGGCCAATATCGCGGAAGACCAGCACCACATCCGCCGCCGCCGCGCCCACCTGCTGGCCGCCTCGGCGCCGAGGCGCGGCAGTATCCGCTTTGCGCTCGCCAAGCTGAAGGAAGCCGGCGTCGACCAGGAAAGCGTGCAGGACTTCTTCCAGGAAGCGCTGATCGCGCCCGTGCTGACCGCCCACCCGACCGAGGTGCAGCGCAAGTCGATCCTGGACGCCGAGCACGACATCGCCCGCCTGCTGGCCGAACGCGACCTGCCGCTCACGCCGCGCGAACGCGCCGCCAACCTGCACATGCTGCGCGTGCGCATCGCCACGCTGTGGCAGACCCGCATGCTGCGCTACACGAAACTGACGGTGGCCGACGAGATCGAGAATGCGCTGTCGTACTACCGCATCACCTTCCTGACCGAAGTGCCGGGCCTGTACGACGACATCGAGTGCGATATCGCCGAGCAGTATGGCGCCGGCGATGTGCCGGCCGAAGTGCCCCGCATCGAAGCGCCCTATCTGCAGATGGGCAGCTGGATCGGCGGCGACCGCGACGGCAATCCGAACGTGAACGCCGGCACGATGCAGCATGCGCTGGCCCGCCAGGCCACGACCATCCTCGATTTCTATCTCGATGAGGCGCACGCGCTGGGCGCCGACCTGTCGATCTCCACGCTGATGATCGGGTGCAGCCCGGCACTGCAGGCGCTGGCCGATGCGTCGCCGGACCAGTCCGACCACCGCGCCGACGAGCCCTATCGCCGTGCGCTGATCGGCATCTACGCGCGCCTGGCCAGCACGGCCCGCGCGCTGGGCGCCACCAATATCCTGCGCAAGGAAGTGGGCCACGCCGAACCCTATGCGGGGGCGACGGCATTCTCGGCCGACCTGCAGGTGCTGATCGATTCGCTCGAAGCCAACCATGGCGGCATGCTGGCGCGCCCGCGCCTGACCACGCTGAAACGCGCGGCCGACATCTTCGGCTTCCACCTGGCATCGCTGGACATGCGCCAGAGTTCGGACGTGCACGAGCGCGTGCTGACCGAGCTGCTCGCCCGCGCCGGCGCGCTGCCGAACTACGCGGAGCTCGACGAGGAAGCCAAGGTCAAGCTGCTGCTGGAAGAGCTGGACCAGCCACGCCTGCTGTATTCGCCCTACCTCGACTACACGGAAGAAACGCAGACCGAGCTGTCGATCTTCCGCGCCGCCCGCGAAATCCGCCGCCGCTATGGCGAACGGGCGATCAGTAACTACATCATCTCGCACACGGAAACCGTGTCCGACCTGCTGGAAGTGCTGGTGCTGCAACAGGAAACGGGATTGCTGCGGGGCCAGCTGCGCGAAGACGGCACCGTTGACACGACGGCCGACCTGATGGTCATACCGCTGTTTGAAACGATTCCCGACCTGCAGCGCGCCGCCGGCATCATGGATGCCGTGATGGCCCTGCCGCTGGTGAAGAAACTGATCGAACAGCGTGGCCGCATCCAGGAAGTGATGCTGGGTTACTCCGATTCGAACAAGGATGGCGGTTTCCTCACGTCGAACTGGGAGCTGTACAAGGCCGAGATCGCGCTGATCGAGGTGTTCGGCAAGGCCGGCGTGAAGCTGCGCCTGTTCCATGGCCGCGGCGGCACCGTGGGCCGCGGCGGCGGCCCTAGCTACGAAGCGATCCTGGCGCAGCCGAAGGGTACTGTCAACGGCCAGATCCGCCTGACGGAACAGGGCGAGATCATCTCGTCGAAATTCTCGAATGCGGAGATCGGCCGCCGCAACCTGGAGCGGCTCGTGGCCGCCACGCTGGAGGCCAGCCTGATGCCGGCGGCGCACCCCGAACACGGCGAACGGCTGGCCGGTTTCGAGGCCGTGATGTCCGACCTTTCCGACCGCGCCTACAAGGCCTACCGCAACCTCGTGTATGAAACGCCGGGCTTCACCGACTACTTCTTCGCCGCCACGCCGATCGCCGAGATCGCGGAGCTGAACATCGGTTCGCGCCCCGCCTCGCGCAAGTCGACCAAGCGCATCGAAGACCTGCGCGCGATTCCGTGGGGCTTCTCGTGGGGCCAGTGCCGCCTGCTGCTGCCGGGCTGGTACGGCTTCGGCAGCGCCGTCGCCGGCTGGCTGGCCGACGGCAACCGCGACGAGCGCATGGCCCAGCTGCGCGACATGGCCGAGCACTGGCCGTTCTTCGCCACGCTGCTGTCCAATATGGACATGGTCTTCGCCAAGACCGACCTGGCGATCGCGTCGCGCTATGCGGAACTGGTGGCGGACAAGGAGCTGCGCGAGCGGATCTTCAAGCGCATTGGGGACGAGTACCGGCAGACGCTGGAAGTGCTGGAAACCATCACGGGCGTGACCGAACGGCTGGCCGGCAACCCGCTGCTGGCGCGCTCGATCCAGAACCGCTTCCCCTACCTCGATCCGCTGAACCACCTGCAGGTGGAGCTGATCAAGCGGCGCCGCGCGCTGGCCGTCGATACGGACAAGGCCGATCCCCGCGTGCACCGGGGGATCCACCTGTCGATCAACGGCGTGGCCGCGGGGTTGCGCAACACGGGCTGA
- the fabF gene encoding beta-ketoacyl-ACP synthase II — MGTRRIVVTGMGIVSPLGCGVEAVWRRLLEGSSGLVVLPDDVTEGIAARVAGVVPGLAPERPWGFDAALAVEPKDHKKMDRFSLFAVAAAQQALAQAGWQPGSDEARDRTATIVGSGVGGFGAIVEAVRTTDGRGPRRLSPFTVPNFLANMAAGHISIRHGFRGPLGAPVTACAASAQAIGDAARLIRAGEADVAVCGGAEACIDRVSLGAFAAARAMSTGFNDDPARASRPFDVDRDGFVMGEGAGMLVIEELDHALRRGATPIAELLGYGTSADAYHMTSPPEDGAGGRRAMELAIRQANVAPGQIGHLNAHATSTPVGDASELAAIRAIFGTDRGPAISATKSATGHLLGAAGGVEAIFTVLALRDQLAPPTLNLARPDPAAQGLDIVGGTARALSTQYAISNGFGFGGVNASLVFGRP; from the coding sequence ATGGGTACCAGAAGAATCGTCGTGACCGGCATGGGGATCGTGTCGCCGCTGGGCTGTGGCGTGGAAGCCGTCTGGCGCCGGCTGCTGGAAGGCAGTTCGGGCCTGGTCGTGCTGCCCGATGACGTCACGGAAGGCATTGCCGCCAGGGTGGCGGGCGTGGTGCCGGGCCTGGCGCCCGAGCGCCCCTGGGGCTTCGATGCCGCCCTCGCCGTGGAGCCGAAGGACCACAAGAAAATGGACCGGTTCAGCCTGTTCGCCGTGGCCGCGGCGCAGCAGGCCCTGGCCCAGGCCGGCTGGCAGCCCGGCAGCGACGAGGCGCGCGACAGGACGGCGACCATTGTCGGCTCGGGCGTGGGCGGCTTCGGCGCCATCGTGGAGGCCGTGAGAACCACCGATGGCCGCGGGCCACGGCGGCTTTCGCCATTCACCGTCCCCAATTTCCTGGCCAATATGGCCGCCGGCCATATCTCGATCCGCCACGGTTTTCGTGGCCCGCTCGGCGCGCCCGTCACGGCCTGCGCGGCCAGCGCCCAGGCCATTGGCGACGCCGCGCGCCTGATCCGTGCCGGCGAAGCCGATGTCGCCGTGTGCGGCGGCGCCGAGGCCTGCATCGATCGCGTCAGCCTCGGCGCGTTCGCCGCCGCCAGGGCGATGTCGACCGGCTTCAACGACGATCCGGCCCGCGCATCGCGACCGTTCGATGTCGATCGGGACGGGTTTGTCATGGGGGAGGGCGCCGGCATGCTGGTCATCGAGGAACTGGATCACGCCTTGCGCCGCGGCGCCACGCCGATCGCGGAACTGCTGGGGTACGGCACGAGCGCCGACGCGTATCACATGACGTCGCCGCCGGAGGACGGCGCGGGCGGCCGGCGCGCGATGGAACTGGCAATCCGCCAGGCCAACGTGGCACCCGGACAGATCGGCCACCTGAATGCGCATGCGACGTCCACGCCGGTCGGCGACGCCAGCGAGCTGGCCGCCATTCGTGCGATCTTCGGCACGGATCGCGGCCCCGCCATTTCGGCCACCAAGTCGGCGACCGGGCACCTGCTCGGGGCGGCGGGCGGCGTGGAAGCCATCTTCACGGTGCTTGCCCTGCGCGACCAGCTGGCGCCGCCCACGCTGAACCTCGCGCGCCCCGACCCGGCGGCGCAGGGCCTCGACATCGTCGGCGGCACGGCCCGCGCGCTGTCGACGCAATACGCCATCTCCAATGGCTTCGGCTTCGGCGGCGTCAATGCCAGCCTGGTGTTCGGCCGGCCCTGA